The sequence below is a genomic window from Fibrobacter sp. UWB10.
CCAACAAGGTGCGAGACTTGCTCGAAGAACTCCGTTACGAAGCGGACTTCTGGGTAAAGGCCGCTATTGATGGCAACAGCTTTGTGACGGTCAAGGGTGATGGTAACGCTGACCACCAGAAATGGGTGACTGCCGGTGCCATGAGCAAGCTCGGCTCGGGCGAAGGTGGCGAACCGCGTTCGATTACGGGTAACGCAAACGATGGCTTTACTCCGGGCCTTGCTGCGGCTATGCTTGCCGTGATGGCTCGTGTTGACCCCGATACGGCAAACCAGGCTAAGTACCTGAAGGCTGCAAAGACGGCCTATTCTTACGCCAAGAGCCACAAGGGTGTTACGAACTCTCAGGGTTTCTATGAATCCAGCTGGTGGGATGGCCGTTGGGAAGACGGTCCGTTCCTTGCTGAACTCGAACTTTACCGCACGACGAATGAAGAGTCTTACAAGAAGGCCGCTATTGACCGTTATGATAACTTGAAGTTCAACTTGGGCGAAGGCACGCACTTTATGTACAGCAACGTGGTGCCCCTGTCTGCCGTGATGGCCGAAGCCGTGTTCGAAGAAACTCCGCATGGCATGCGTAAGGAAGCCGTTGGCGTGTTGGATTTGATTTACGATGAAAAGGCTAAGGACGGCATTTTCCAGAATCCGAACGGAATGGGGTCGGGCAAGTTCCCGGTGCGTGTTCCGTCTGGCGGTGCATTCCTGTATGCGTTGAGCGACAAGTTCAACAATACAGATGAACACATGAAGATGATCGAGAAGAATGTGGGTTACTTGCTTGGCGACAACGGTAGCAAGAAGTCCTATGTGGTTGGCTTTAACAAAAACGGCGCAAACGCTCCGTCTAGACCGCACCATCGTGGCTACTATGGCAACGAAAATGCGGGTGTCGAAGTGGGCGGCGCTCCGAATCCTCCTGAAAAGAACAAGCTCTTGGGCGGTATGATTGCTGGTGATTTTACGAGCGGCAATCACGACGGCAATACGTCTAACTGGCAGACGAACGAAGTCTGCGTTGACTTGAATGCTCCGCTCGTTGGCGCTCTCGGCTATATCTTGAGCAAGAAGGCTCCGAAGACCGACGAAGATCTCGGCATCAAGTCTATCGTCAAGAAGGACACGACGAAGAAGGATACCGTTGTCAAGGATACTAGCGACGCCATTATCCCGCGTCTTGCCTTGGCTAAGAACTTCAACCTGACTTCGAAGGGCTCCATGGTGAGCGTTTCTCAGGCTCAGAATGTGCCGTTCAAGGTGCAGGTGTTCGACCTCACTGGCAAGCTCTTGCAAGAAGTCAAGAGCGAAGGCAAGAACCTTGAATTTAAGATTGAAAGCAAGGGCGTGTTCCGTGTGCGCGTGATGTCTGCCCGAGCAAGTGAAATGTTTACCGTGAAGGCTTACTAGTCGTCGCGAATAGACATTCGAAATTTGCGTAAAAACCCGCCTTTTGAGGGCGGGTTTTTCCATTATGTGAAAAGCATTTTTAGCTATGATTTGTAAAACTTTATTTACCAACTATCTGAAAATAGATAAACTTACAAAAATGTAGGTTTTGTACTTTGTGTGCCTTGAAATTTAACGAAAAAAGGCAATTTTGAAAACTTGCAAAATACTAACTTACAAAAATGTAAGTTTTTGAAGATTTTTCCCGATTTTTCACTATTTGTGATAGCTGTTTGCTATCTTTACACCCGTTGAAAACATTAACAATCAAAACTCTCAACGGAGATATATAAAATGGCAATCAAGAATGCTTACCTTCAGAAGGTTTATGACAAGGTCGTCGCCCGTGACCCGGACCAGGCCCTCTTCCACCAGGCTGTCCGCGAATTCCTCGAATCCCTCGACCCGGTCCTCGAACAGGACAAGTCCTGGGAAACCAACGGCGTGATCGACCGCCTCGTCGAACCGGAACGCGTGATCACTTTCCGCGTACCTTGGCTCGATGACAAGGGTAACGTTCAGGTGAACCGTGGCTACCGCGTGCAGTTCAACTCCGCCATTGGCCCGTACAAGGGCGGTATCCGTCTCCGTAACGAAGTTACTCTTTCTATGCTGAAGTTCCTCGGCTTCGAACAGATCTTCAAGAACAGCCTCACCACGCTCCCCATGGGCGGCGGCAAGGGTGGCTCCGACTTCGATCCTAAGGGCAAGAGCGACAACGAAGTGATGCGTTTCTGCCAGTCCTTCATGACTGAACTCTGCAAGCACGTCGGTGCTGACACGGACGTTCCGGCTGGTGACCAGGGTACTGGCGCTCGCGAAATCGGTTACATGTTCGGTCAGTACAAGCGCATCCGCAACGAATGGGTTGGCGTTCTCACTGGTAAGGGCCTCTCCTACGGTGGTTCTCTCGCTCGTACCGAAGCTACCGGTTACGGCCTCTGCTATTTCACTCGCGAAATGCTCAAGGATCTCGCTAACGACTCCTTCCAGGGCAAGACTGTCGTGATTTCCGGTTCTGGTAACGTTGCTCAGTTCGCCTGCCAGAAGGCCACTCAGCTCGGTGCTAAGGTTGTTACCGTTTCTGACTCCAACGGCTACATCTACGACCCGAACGGCATCAACCTCGACGTCGTTCTCGACCTCAAGAACAACAAGCGCGCTCGTATCAGCGAATACGCTAAGCTCGTTCCGGGTTCTGAATACCACGAAGGTTCTAAGGGCGTTTGGACTGTCAAGTGCGACATCGCTCTCCCGTGCGCAACTCAGAACGAACTCGACCTCGAAGGTGCCAAGGCCCTTATCGCTAACGGCGTGAAGGCTGTGGCTGAAGGTGCTAACATGCCGTCTACTCCGGAAGCTATCGAAGCCTTCCAGAAGGCTGGCGTTCTCTTTGGACCTGCCAAGGCTGCTAACGCTGGTGGCGTTGCTACCTCCGGCCTTGAAATGTCTCAGAACTCCGAACGTCTCTCCTGGACCTTCGAAGAAGTGGACAAGAAGCTCGAAGGCATCATGAAGAGCATCTACGCCGCTGCTTCCTCTGCCGCTGTCAAGTACGGCCAGAAGGGCAACCTCGTCATGGGTGCAAACATCGCTGGCTTCCTCAAGGTTGCCGACGCCATGAAGTGGCAGGGCGCGGTGTAATTTCCGAAGGAAATTACCACTCTAAAAAGTCCTCGGTCTCGCAAGAGCCGGGGGCTTTTTTATATGTTCTGGCCTTCGCAGTAGTGTGCAAACGAGTGTCGCGACGGTCTGCTTGCAGACCGGCATGACCGAGTGCAGCCACGGACGCCTATACGAAACTTGCCACTTTAGTGGCTTAGTTGAGTTATCCTCTTTGGGGAGTAGGCGTCCACTCCGAGCTGGGGTCCCTCCCGCAAAAAAAATAAGGTTTAATCCTACACTATTCTGACTTGGAATAATTGCTTTTTGTTTTCTTTTGTATATATTCACTTGTTAGGGATACCTTTTACGGGTGGAATATGAGAAGGATTTTTGCTGTTGTTTTATTAATTTGCTGCGGAGCATCTTTTGCGCATGTCGAAAAAATGCCCGACTTTAAGGATAAACGCGACGGTCGCGTGTACAAGACGGTGCAAATCGGTAACCAGCGCTGGTTTGCCGAAAACTTGCGTTTTAAGCTCAAGGGCAGTTATTGCTACGACAATAAAGACTACAACTGCGAAACCTACGGCCGAATGTACGACTGGGCGATGGCCATGCGCATGGCCGATTTTTACAACTATCATTCCATCACAAAGTTCGATTTTTCGAGCGTAAAGGGCAAATATCACGATGTTTGCCCTGCCGGCTGGCATGTGCCGACCAACAAGGAATGGAAAAGACTCAAGTTCTATGTGGGTAAAACGGGCAAGAGCGATGGCGTGGGCATAAGCTTGAAGGCCCAAGATTTGTGGGAAAACGAAATCCGTATTCCGGCGGGCTCCGACGAATTCGGATTTGGCGCCTTGCCTGCAGGTGAACGCCATTATATAGGCGAATTTATGGACCTGAAATCTTCGGCGCAATTCTGGGCCTCGAACGAATACGATGCTAGCGGTGCTGTATTCTGGCGCCTAACGTACGATTCCAGAACATTTGAAATGGTGTACGATGCCAAGGTGACAGCGGTGTCTATCCGCTGTGTCGAAGATCGTCTGTACGAAATCAAGGAACCGCCTCCGCCACCGCCCAAGGTTGTACCGCAGGTGGTCAAGGTGCAGAACAAAGAAATCCAAACTATCCATATTGGCGATCAGGTTTGGATGGCGAACAACCTGAACGTGAAGGTTCCGGGCAGTTACTGCCTAGACAATAAAGAAGAAAACTGCGACAAGTACGGCAGACTTTACACCTGGATGGCGGCCCTCAAGATTTTTGAGAAGTTCGCGCGCGTTCCGGCTAAGGATTCTATTTCGAAGCGTAAACCGCATGGCATTTGCCCGAACGGCTGGCATATTCCGACGGCGCTTGATTTTTACAGGCTCGAAACGTACTTGAAAGATATCGATGACGCTGTGGGCGTAGGCACGAATTTACGCGGTCACGAAGGCTGGAAAGAAAGCGAAGACGCCTTGCTGGGTGAAAACGGATTCGGATTCTCGGCGATGGCAGCGGGCTTCCGCGATTCTGTGGGTGGCTACAATGGCTTTGAAACGTTTGCCGGATTCTGGTCGGGAACCGAAGGCGATTCGACGCGGGCTCTGGTTTGGACTTTGCCGTATGATAAAGATGAATTTATAAAGGATTCTGTGAACAAATTGAATGCGTATTCGATTCGTTGCTTGATGGATCCGCCCGACGAAGATGAAATTTACGATAGCACATCGATTCACGATAAGCGCGACGATAACCGCTACAAAACGGTGGCTGTGGGCGAAGATGTTTGGATGGCCGAAAACTTGCGCTTTGCGGCTGTGGGGAGCTACTGCTACGAAGACAAGGATACTCGTTGCCGCAATTACGGAAGACTTTATCCGTGGCATGTGGCCATGAGACTGCCTGCGGATTACATCGAAAATTCGCTCGATAGCGTGTCGCAGGGGGCGGTGATTGCAGAACACCAGGGCATTTGCCCGGATGGCTGGCATATCCCGCGGCAAGAGGAATGGGTTCGCCTGGGGCAGTTTGCGGTCAACAAGCGCAAAGGCTTGGCGGCTGCCCTCAAGAGTCGCGATGGCTGGGTGCAGGGGAGCCTTGCCAAGAATAACAATGCGAGCGGATTCAATGCTCTCCCTGCAGGCGCTCGTTTTACCGATGGCGAGTTTACGGAACTTGGCTCCAGTGCCTACTTCTGGGCGGCCGAGGGCGGTGGCGGCATGGGAGCCGCCTATTGGTATGTGCTCAGCAGTAAAGATGAGTTCAAGAGCGAAGAAGATTTTGAACACAATGCTTTCTCGCTCCGCTGCGTGAAAAATAAAAATGTAGCCCCGAAAACCGAGGCTACAAATAATGATGCGAGCGCTACGCCTGCGCCTTAAACGTCGCCGACTTCGCCTGTCGCCACAAAGTTGCGCACGGCGCGCGTGATGCGCATCGAACAGAAGTTCGGGCCGCACATGCTGCAGAAGTGGCTGCTCTTTGCCTGGCTGCCGGGGAGCGTCTTGTCGTGGAATTCCATTGCCTTCTCGGGGTCCAAAGAAAGCGCGAACTGGTCGTTCCAGCGGAAGTCAAAGCGGGCGCGGGAAAGGGCGTCGTCGCGGAACTGGGCTGCGAAATGGCCCTTTGCAAGGTCGGCCGCATGGGCGGCGAGCTTGTAGGTGACCACACCCGCGCGCACGTCGTCGCGGTCGGGGAGCCCGAGGTGTTCCTTGGGGGTCACGTAGCAGAGCATGGCGGTGCCGTACCAGCCGATTTGAGCGGCACCGATGGCCGACGTAATGTGGTCGTAACCGGGGGCGATATCGGTGGTGAGAGGGCCGAGCGTGTAGAATGGGGCGCCGTGGCACTTTTCGAGCTGGCGCGCCATGTTGTCCTGAATCTTGTGCATGGGCACGTGGCCCGGGCCTTCGATAATCACCTGCACGCCGTATTCCCAAGCAATCTTCGTAAGCTCGCCGAGCGTGTCCAGTTCTCCGAACTGGGCCGCGTCGTTGGCGTCTGCTAACGACCCCGGGCGAAGCCCGTCGCCGAGCGAAACTGCTACGTCGTAGGCGGCGAGAATCTCGCAGATTTCGCGGAAGTGCGTATACAGGAAGTTCTGCTGGTGGTGGCGCATCTGCCAGAGGGCAAGAATCGAACCGCCGCGGCTCACGATACCCGTGGTGCGCTTGGCTGTCAGCGGAATGTGTTCCAGCAAGAGGCCTGCGTGAATCGTGAAGTAGTCCACACCCTGTTCCGCTTGCTCAATGAGCGTGTCGCGGTACAGTTCCCACGTGAGTTCTTCGGCCTTGCCGTTCACCTTCTCGAGCGCCTGGTAGATAGGCACCGTGCCGATAGGTACGGGACTATTTCGAATGATCCATTCACGTGTTTCATGAATGTGCTTTCCAGTGGAAAGGTCCATGACCGTGTCTGCGCCCCATCGTACAGACCAAGCCATTTTTTCGACTTCTTCTTCGATAGAAGAGGTAATGGCCGAGTTGCCGATGTTACTGTTAATCTTGGTGAGGAAACGGTTGCCGATAATCATCGGTTCGCATTCCGGGTGGTTGATGTTCCCCGGCAGAATCGCGCGGCCTGCGGCGATTTCGTCGCGCACGAATTCCGGCGTAATGGGGGAGCCTGCCACTTGGATTTTACCCTGG
It includes:
- a CDS encoding glycoside hydrolase family 9 protein; amino-acid sequence: MNCRKYLLSGLAVFGLAATSAVAALSTDDYVEAAWMTTRFFGAQRSGQGPNWILDGTSNPTSFTKDSYNGKDVSGGWFDCGDHVMYGQSQGYASYVLALAYAEFTEGFYDLYTGDYTDYKAANNYSMKSGKANKVRDLLEELRYEADFWVKAAIDGNSFVTVKGDGNADHQKWVTAGAMSKLGSGEGGEPRSITGNANDGFTPGLAAAMLAVMARVDPDTANQAKYLKAAKTAYSYAKSHKGVTNSQGFYESSWWDGRWEDGPFLAELELYRTTNEESYKKAAIDRYDNLKFNLGEGTHFMYSNVVPLSAVMAEAVFEETPHGMRKEAVGVLDLIYDEKAKDGIFQNPNGMGSGKFPVRVPSGGAFLYALSDKFNNTDEHMKMIEKNVGYLLGDNGSKKSYVVGFNKNGANAPSRPHHRGYYGNENAGVEVGGAPNPPEKNKLLGGMIAGDFTSGNHDGNTSNWQTNEVCVDLNAPLVGALGYILSKKAPKTDEDLGIKSIVKKDTTKKDTVVKDTSDAIIPRLALAKNFNLTSKGSMVSVSQAQNVPFKVQVFDLTGKLLQEVKSEGKNLEFKIESKGVFRVRVMSARASEMFTVKAY
- the gdhA gene encoding NADP-specific glutamate dehydrogenase, with the protein product MAIKNAYLQKVYDKVVARDPDQALFHQAVREFLESLDPVLEQDKSWETNGVIDRLVEPERVITFRVPWLDDKGNVQVNRGYRVQFNSAIGPYKGGIRLRNEVTLSMLKFLGFEQIFKNSLTTLPMGGGKGGSDFDPKGKSDNEVMRFCQSFMTELCKHVGADTDVPAGDQGTGAREIGYMFGQYKRIRNEWVGVLTGKGLSYGGSLARTEATGYGLCYFTREMLKDLANDSFQGKTVVISGSGNVAQFACQKATQLGAKVVTVSDSNGYIYDPNGINLDVVLDLKNNKRARISEYAKLVPGSEYHEGSKGVWTVKCDIALPCATQNELDLEGAKALIANGVKAVAEGANMPSTPEAIEAFQKAGVLFGPAKAANAGGVATSGLEMSQNSERLSWTFEEVDKKLEGIMKSIYAAASSAAVKYGQKGNLVMGANIAGFLKVADAMKWQGAV
- a CDS encoding FISUMP domain-containing protein yields the protein MRRIFAVVLLICCGASFAHVEKMPDFKDKRDGRVYKTVQIGNQRWFAENLRFKLKGSYCYDNKDYNCETYGRMYDWAMAMRMADFYNYHSITKFDFSSVKGKYHDVCPAGWHVPTNKEWKRLKFYVGKTGKSDGVGISLKAQDLWENEIRIPAGSDEFGFGALPAGERHYIGEFMDLKSSAQFWASNEYDASGAVFWRLTYDSRTFEMVYDAKVTAVSIRCVEDRLYEIKEPPPPPPKVVPQVVKVQNKEIQTIHIGDQVWMANNLNVKVPGSYCLDNKEENCDKYGRLYTWMAALKIFEKFARVPAKDSISKRKPHGICPNGWHIPTALDFYRLETYLKDIDDAVGVGTNLRGHEGWKESEDALLGENGFGFSAMAAGFRDSVGGYNGFETFAGFWSGTEGDSTRALVWTLPYDKDEFIKDSVNKLNAYSIRCLMDPPDEDEIYDSTSIHDKRDDNRYKTVAVGEDVWMAENLRFAAVGSYCYEDKDTRCRNYGRLYPWHVAMRLPADYIENSLDSVSQGAVIAEHQGICPDGWHIPRQEEWVRLGQFAVNKRKGLAAALKSRDGWVQGSLAKNNNASGFNALPAGARFTDGEFTELGSSAYFWAAEGGGGMGAAYWYVLSSKDEFKSEEDFEHNAFSLRCVKNKNVAPKTEATNNDASATPAP